The proteins below come from a single Elgaria multicarinata webbii isolate HBS135686 ecotype San Diego chromosome 11, rElgMul1.1.pri, whole genome shotgun sequence genomic window:
- the LOC134406484 gene encoding histone H2A type 1-E has protein sequence MSGRGKQGGKARAKAKTRSSRAGLQFPVGRVHRLLRKGNYAERVGAGAPVYLAAVLEYLTAEILELAGNAARDNKKTRIIPRHLQLAIRNDEELNKLLGRVTIAQGGVLPNIQAVLLPKKTESHKAKGK, from the coding sequence ATGTCTGGACGTGGCAAGCAAGGCGGCAAAGCAAGAGCTAAGGCGAAGACTCGCTCTTCCCGCGCTGGGCTTCAGTTCCCCGTGGGTCGTGTGCACCGTTTGCTGCGCAAGGGGAACTACGCGGAGCGCGTTGGGGCTGGGGCGCCCGTCTACCTGGCTGCAGTGCTGGAATACCTGACGGCGGAGATCTTGGAGTTGGCCGGGAACGCTGCCCGAGACAACAAGAAGACCAGGATCATCCCTCGCCATTTGCAGCTCGCCATCCGCAACGACGAGGAATTGAACAAACTCTTGGGTAGAGTCACCATCGCCCAAGGCGGAGTGCTTCCCAATATCCAGGCTGTCTTGCTTCCCAAGAAAACCGAGAGCCACAAAGCTAAAGGAAAATGA
- the LOC134406485 gene encoding histone H2B 1/2/3/4/6-like — protein sequence MPEPAKSAPVPKKGSKKAITKTQKKGDKKRKKSRKESYSIYVYKVLKQVHPDTGISSKAMSIMNSFVNDIFERIAAEASRLAHYNKRSTITSREIQTAVRLLLPGELAKHAVSEGTKAVTKYTSSK from the coding sequence ATGCCTGAGCCCGCGAAATCCGCGCCTGTTCCCAAGAAGGGGTCCAAGAAAGCCATCACCAAGACCCAGAAGAAGGGGGACAAGAAGCGCAAGAAGAGCAGGAAGGAGAGCTACTCCATCTACGTCTACAAGGTGCTCAAGCAGGTCCACCCGGACACCGGCATCTCCTCCAAGGCCATGAGCATCATGAACTCCTTCGTCAACGACATCTTCGAGCGCATCGCCGCCGAGGCTTCCCGCCTGGCCCACTACAACAAGCGCTCCACCATCACCTCCCGGGAGATCCAGACCGCTGTGCGCCTTCTCTTGCCCGGGGAGCTGGCCAAGCACGCCGTGTCCGAAGGCACCAAGGCCGTCACCAAGTACACCAGCTCCAAGTAG